The following coding sequences are from one Myxococcales bacterium window:
- a CDS encoding DNA photolyase family protein yields MSRPRALVWFRTDLRLSDNPALSAAARAHEVVPVFIYSPEEEGDAAPGAASRFWLHASLAKLTAALASRGLRLILRAGPALAALERLVAETGAQAVFWNRRYEPEIVARDTRVKDALTRRGLTAESHNGALLFEPWEVQTSAGKPYAVFSPFWRACLAKGVPPLPAPAPSFLSGPETWPQSLPLDAFGLQPTPDWASPFLRMFEPGEDGAHARLQRFLQGGLGHYAEGRDRPDLEGVSRLSPHLHFGELSPRAAFHAARQAGEAGAVAAPNAVKFTSELGWREFAHHLLFHFPATVHEPLNPAFTRFPWAEDERALGAWQKGKTGYPLVDAGMRELWQTGFMHNRVRMVVASFLVKHLLLPWQRGAAWFWDTLLDADLANNTLGWQWVAGCGADAAPFFRIFNPVMQADKFDPRGAYIRRFVPELAKLPDKWLARPWQAEPHVLRSAGVTLGTSYPHPLVDHAFARERALAAFAELKSSAPSPARP; encoded by the coding sequence GTGAGCCGGCCCCGCGCCCTGGTGTGGTTCCGCACGGACCTGCGCCTCTCGGACAACCCCGCGCTCAGCGCCGCGGCCCGCGCCCACGAGGTCGTGCCGGTCTTCATCTACAGCCCCGAAGAGGAGGGAGACGCCGCGCCCGGCGCTGCCAGCCGCTTTTGGCTGCATGCCTCGCTCGCCAAGCTGACGGCCGCGCTCGCATCCCGCGGTCTGCGCCTGATCCTGCGGGCCGGCCCTGCGTTGGCCGCGCTCGAACGGCTCGTGGCGGAGACGGGCGCGCAGGCGGTGTTCTGGAACCGGCGCTACGAGCCCGAAATCGTGGCCCGCGACACCCGCGTTAAGGACGCCCTGACCCGGCGAGGCCTGACCGCCGAGAGCCACAACGGGGCGCTGCTCTTCGAGCCGTGGGAGGTGCAAACCTCCGCAGGCAAGCCCTACGCGGTCTTTTCCCCCTTCTGGCGAGCGTGCTTGGCGAAGGGCGTACCGCCGCTGCCCGCCCCCGCGCCCTCGTTCCTCAGCGGACCCGAGACCTGGCCCCAAAGCCTGCCCCTCGACGCCTTTGGACTGCAGCCCACGCCCGACTGGGCAAGCCCGTTTTTGCGCATGTTCGAGCCGGGCGAGGACGGCGCTCACGCCCGCCTTCAGCGGTTTTTGCAAGGCGGGCTGGGCCACTACGCCGAGGGCCGTGACCGCCCGGACCTCGAAGGGGTCTCACGGCTTTCGCCGCACCTTCACTTTGGGGAACTCAGCCCCCGCGCCGCCTTCCACGCCGCCCGCCAGGCCGGCGAGGCGGGCGCCGTAGCGGCGCCCAACGCCGTCAAGTTCACGAGTGAGCTCGGGTGGCGTGAGTTCGCCCACCACCTGCTCTTCCACTTCCCGGCCACGGTGCACGAGCCCTTGAACCCTGCGTTCACGCGCTTTCCCTGGGCCGAGGACGAGCGGGCCCTCGGGGCCTGGCAGAAAGGCAAAACCGGGTATCCCCTGGTGGACGCCGGCATGCGGGAGTTGTGGCAGACCGGGTTCATGCACAACCGCGTGCGCATGGTGGTGGCATCCTTTCTCGTCAAGCACCTGCTTTTGCCCTGGCAACGAGGGGCGGCATGGTTCTGGGACACCCTGCTCGACGCCGACCTCGCGAACAACACGCTCGGCTGGCAGTGGGTGGCGGGCTGCGGTGCCGACGCTGCGCCCTTCTTTCGCATTTTCAACCCGGTGATGCAGGCCGATAAGTTCGACCCTCGAGGCGCCTACATCCGCCGCTTCGTGCCCGAGCTGGCCAAGCTACCGGACAAGTGGCTCGCACGCCCCTGGCAGGCCGAGCCACACGTCCTGCGCAGCGCGGGCGTGACGCTGGGAACCTCCTACCCGCATCCCTTGGTCGACCATGCGTTTGCGAGGGAACGCGCCCTCGCGGCATTTGCCGAGCTCAAGTCGAGCGCCCCATCCCCCGCACGCCCATGA
- a CDS encoding MerR family transcriptional regulator: MYRIRRAAELAGVSPELLRAWERRYGLVSPIRTDSGYRVYTDHDVRVLRGAKRLVDGGQSIAEVAQLPPDEILAAAGGPPAPPAASAASLREQEPLREARGSLDPLDLGPQIEEAIASIGAFDQERLEGTMFRVMSLGVLAPEEICDRFLLPLLAAIGDEWEAGRLSIAAEHFGSALIRSKILRLIEPDRSRGSAPGIVCACPAGEEHEGALLAFAVSASRAGLRVIYLGADTPADDIVRAAERTGAPIVALSVTKPLMPAEIQALVLTLEPWRASSSDRSVVVGGRGALRSRHELEAAGLRVADRIDGGLRALRRGAPQ, from the coding sequence ATGTACCGAATTCGCCGCGCTGCTGAGCTTGCCGGGGTGAGCCCCGAGCTCCTCCGGGCGTGGGAACGCCGCTACGGGCTGGTGTCGCCCATTCGCACTGATTCGGGCTACCGGGTCTACACCGACCACGACGTGAGAGTGCTGCGCGGCGCTAAGCGGCTCGTCGACGGGGGACAAAGCATCGCAGAGGTGGCTCAGTTGCCTCCCGACGAGATCCTGGCCGCGGCGGGTGGGCCGCCCGCGCCCCCCGCCGCCTCTGCAGCGTCGCTGCGGGAGCAGGAGCCCCTGCGCGAAGCCCGCGGCAGCCTCGACCCGCTGGACCTCGGGCCGCAGATCGAGGAGGCGATCGCTTCCATCGGTGCGTTCGATCAGGAGCGGCTCGAGGGCACGATGTTCCGCGTGATGTCGCTCGGGGTGCTTGCGCCCGAGGAGATCTGCGACCGCTTCTTGCTGCCTCTACTCGCCGCGATCGGAGACGAATGGGAGGCGGGCCGCCTGTCGATTGCCGCCGAGCACTTCGGCTCGGCGCTCATCCGCAGCAAGATTCTTCGCCTCATCGAACCCGACCGCAGCCGGGGCAGCGCGCCCGGCATCGTATGCGCCTGCCCCGCCGGCGAAGAGCATGAAGGGGCGCTGCTCGCTTTCGCCGTCTCTGCGAGCCGTGCGGGCCTGAGGGTGATCTACCTCGGTGCCGATACGCCGGCCGACGACATCGTGCGCGCGGCCGAGCGAACGGGCGCGCCCATCGTCGCCCTCTCGGTCACCAAGCCGCTCATGCCTGCCGAGATCCAGGCGCTCGTGCTCACCCTGGAGCCCTGGCGGGCCTCGTCTTCCGACCGCTCCGTCGTGGTCGGGGGCCGAGGGGCGTTGAGAAGCCGCCACGAGCTGGAGGCGGCAGGCCTTCGTGTCGCTGACCGCATCGACGGTGGCTTACGCGCGCTCCGCAGAGGCGCTCCGCAGTGA
- a CDS encoding sigma-70 family RNA polymerase sigma factor has product MASYKKRVESALGNADIRRRLVRIAHRVLRSEEDSEDAAHDAVVQALAAADRFRSDAQVTTWMHRIAVNASLMALRKSQRAGRHLGALGAAGVAGLPVSWAMGGQSSSVEASFAEHDSRTRVREAVAQLPEEYRDVIERCVYEEETAEEAARALKLTPSAVRTRVGRARKRLQNLLSEEVKVAA; this is encoded by the coding sequence ATGGCTAGCTACAAGAAACGCGTCGAGAGCGCACTGGGCAACGCCGACATTCGCCGCCGTCTGGTAAGGATCGCTCACCGGGTGTTGAGGTCGGAGGAAGATTCGGAAGATGCAGCACATGACGCCGTGGTCCAGGCTCTGGCGGCCGCGGACAGGTTTCGCAGCGACGCACAGGTGACGACATGGATGCACCGTATCGCCGTGAACGCGTCGTTGATGGCGCTTCGCAAGAGCCAGCGCGCCGGGCGCCACCTGGGAGCGTTGGGGGCGGCTGGCGTGGCCGGTTTGCCGGTGTCGTGGGCGATGGGGGGCCAAAGCTCTTCCGTGGAAGCGTCCTTCGCCGAGCACGACAGCCGCACCCGCGTGCGCGAGGCGGTGGCTCAGCTGCCCGAAGAGTACCGGGATGTGATAGAGCGCTGTGTATACGAAGAGGAAACGGCGGAGGAGGCGGCGCGTGCGCTCAAGCTCACGCCCTCCGCGGTGCGCACCCGAGTGGGGCGCGCTCGCAAGCGACTACAAAACTTGCTCAGCGAAGAGGTGAAGGTGGCGGCGTAG
- the crtY gene encoding lycopene beta-cyclase CrtY, whose product MTERFDVVLVGAGLANAMTALALAKLRPGVRVALVERKPALDFEQTFCFHGSDVDAVPRAWSWLEPVVSHSWAGYDVRFPAYERSFSSAYHCIAGQPLATRLEETVRAMGGRSFLGCDVTHASDRRVLLADGRVVEGEVVLDGRGAEAPAQGTGYQKFVGWEVELDHGSAPLPHRPLLMDARVDQVDGYRFMYVLPFGEARALLEDTYFSSTGLLREADIEARMTAYLQAAGWRLRRIVRKEKGVLPMPWVENPLRPRADAAIEVGYRGGFFQAATGYSLPAAVRVAQAVADAEALSQPSVRAALAPVRRRLVARNRFYRTLNRLSFRGVHDHDRCAVFERFYRLPAPLIERFYAGESSIWDRVRIIGGRPPVPLSRFTLGRLMRVMEEAS is encoded by the coding sequence ATGACTGAGCGCTTCGACGTCGTCTTGGTCGGCGCCGGGCTAGCCAACGCGATGACGGCGTTGGCTCTTGCGAAGCTGCGGCCCGGTGTGCGCGTGGCCCTCGTCGAGCGGAAGCCCGCTCTCGACTTCGAGCAGACCTTTTGTTTCCACGGCAGCGACGTGGATGCGGTGCCCAGGGCCTGGAGCTGGCTCGAGCCTGTGGTGTCCCACAGCTGGGCTGGCTACGACGTCCGCTTTCCCGCCTACGAGAGATCTTTTTCCTCCGCCTACCACTGCATCGCGGGTCAGCCGCTGGCGACACGGCTCGAGGAGACTGTCAGGGCCATGGGGGGACGTTCGTTCTTGGGCTGCGACGTGACCCACGCGAGCGACCGTCGGGTGCTCTTGGCAGACGGCCGGGTGGTGGAGGGCGAGGTGGTCCTGGACGGCCGCGGTGCGGAGGCGCCCGCGCAGGGCACCGGCTACCAAAAGTTCGTGGGATGGGAGGTCGAACTCGACCACGGGTCGGCGCCTCTTCCGCACCGACCCTTGCTGATGGATGCGCGGGTGGATCAGGTGGACGGCTACCGCTTCATGTACGTCCTGCCTTTTGGTGAAGCCCGCGCGCTGCTCGAAGACACCTACTTTTCGTCGACGGGCCTTCTGAGGGAGGCCGACATCGAAGCCCGCATGACGGCTTACCTGCAAGCGGCCGGCTGGAGGCTGCGTAGGATCGTGCGCAAGGAAAAGGGCGTCTTGCCGATGCCGTGGGTGGAAAATCCCTTGCGCCCGCGCGCCGACGCCGCCATCGAGGTGGGCTACCGGGGCGGTTTTTTTCAGGCGGCCACGGGGTACTCCCTGCCCGCTGCGGTTCGTGTGGCCCAGGCGGTGGCGGACGCTGAGGCGTTGTCTCAGCCGAGCGTTCGCGCCGCCCTCGCGCCCGTGCGCAGGCGGCTGGTGGCGCGGAACCGCTTTTACCGCACGCTCAACCGGCTTTCGTTCCGGGGCGTGCACGACCACGACCGCTGTGCGGTCTTCGAGCGTTTTTATCGGCTGCCCGCGCCGCTCATCGAGAGGTTTTACGCGGGCGAAAGTTCTATTTGGGATCGTGTACGCATCATAGGTGGAAGACCTCCCGTGCCCCTCTCCCGGTTCACGTTGGGTCGACTGATGCGTGTGATGGAGGAAGCGTCATGA
- a CDS encoding glycosyl transferase family 1 encodes MSRRRVLFVSENITLAQIVRLVVLADALPPDEFEIHFAASDFPAFIFGERIASGRWKTWPLWTVAPEKVFKSLESGKRLYGRRTLARYVAADRAVIDAVKPHLVVGDLRWSLTVSAPLAGVPHAALINAYWSPHAAREAFPLPDHPIVRWLGEERAARHFPKALPFVFKHFAAPLDKLRARHALPRLGDLLAVLMAGDHVLFADTPRLAPVRHIKPHQRYLGPVLWSPKAPLPEPWRAPATRPRVYVTLGSSGRLGLLPATLEALAGRPVDVLLATAGRVSPRDVPPNVLPVDFVDGDEACARASVVITNGGSSTGYQALARGKPVIGIPSNFDQYLASQALEATGAALTIPARQLTATRLQTCLDQVLAAPTFAEAAESVAHEMSQHPTADRFRQLVREAALPA; translated from the coding sequence ATGAGCCGCCGACGCGTTCTCTTCGTCTCCGAAAACATCACGCTGGCCCAGATCGTGCGCCTCGTCGTGCTCGCGGACGCCTTGCCACCCGACGAGTTCGAGATTCACTTCGCGGCCAGTGACTTCCCGGCCTTCATCTTCGGCGAACGCATCGCGAGTGGACGCTGGAAGACGTGGCCCCTGTGGACCGTTGCGCCCGAAAAGGTGTTCAAGTCTCTGGAGTCGGGCAAGCGCCTCTACGGACGCCGAACCCTCGCGCGCTATGTGGCCGCCGACCGCGCCGTCATCGACGCGGTCAAGCCTCACCTCGTGGTGGGCGACTTGCGATGGTCCCTGACGGTGAGCGCACCGCTCGCCGGCGTGCCCCACGCGGCGCTCATCAACGCCTACTGGAGCCCCCACGCCGCCCGTGAAGCGTTCCCGTTGCCGGATCATCCGATCGTGCGGTGGCTTGGTGAAGAGCGGGCCGCGCGCCACTTTCCGAAGGCGCTTCCTTTCGTCTTCAAGCATTTCGCAGCGCCGCTCGACAAGCTGCGCGCCCGGCATGCGCTGCCGCGTCTCGGCGACTTGCTCGCCGTGTTGATGGCGGGAGACCATGTACTCTTCGCCGACACACCCCGGCTCGCGCCCGTTCGTCACATCAAGCCGCACCAACGGTACCTGGGGCCCGTGCTCTGGTCCCCCAAGGCGCCTTTACCCGAACCCTGGCGGGCGCCCGCCACGCGCCCCCGCGTGTATGTCACCTTGGGCTCCTCGGGCCGCCTCGGCTTGTTGCCGGCCACCCTCGAGGCTTTGGCCGGCCGGCCCGTCGATGTGCTGCTGGCCACCGCGGGCCGCGTGTCCCCCCGTGACGTTCCCCCGAACGTGCTGCCCGTGGACTTCGTCGATGGCGACGAGGCCTGCGCCCGCGCGAGCGTCGTCATCACCAACGGGGGCAGCAGCACTGGCTACCAGGCACTCGCGCGGGGTAAACCCGTGATCGGGATTCCCAGCAACTTCGACCAGTACCTGGCCAGCCAGGCCCTGGAAGCCACCGGAGCCGCGCTCACCATCCCGGCCCGCCAGCTGACGGCCACGCGCCTGCAAACCTGCCTCGACCAGGTGCTCGCCGCACCCACCTTCGCGGAGGCAGCGGAAAGCGTCGCTCACGAAATGAGCCAGCACCCCACGGCGGACCGGTTCCGGCAGCTCGTGCGCGAGGCCGCCCTCCCGGCGTGA
- a CDS encoding TRAP transporter TatT component family protein: protein MRRGELGGGHRGRVGETWWARGLAWLRTASFTLAWLGGLNMTTIASAEASPADEFKRGRAAQGEARRAHFQKGMEQARALVDKDPKDPEGLFWLAVNMGAEALERGKMSALPVVPKMERLLLKVDELEPGFAEGGAARVLGRLYDQAPAVVSVGSSSKARKFLERALKLAPEHPGNQAFAADFLKDNGERDRAKKLAASALATLEAAGDKYGDEGKEWRKIARDVMDD from the coding sequence ATGCGCAGAGGTGAGCTGGGTGGCGGCCATCGGGGCAGGGTGGGTGAGACGTGGTGGGCAAGGGGTCTTGCCTGGCTACGGACGGCAAGCTTTACGCTCGCGTGGCTGGGAGGCCTCAACATGACGACAATCGCCAGTGCCGAAGCGTCCCCTGCAGACGAGTTCAAGCGGGGGCGCGCCGCGCAAGGGGAGGCGCGCCGGGCGCACTTCCAAAAGGGCATGGAGCAGGCTCGGGCGCTGGTCGATAAAGATCCCAAGGACCCGGAAGGCCTGTTTTGGCTGGCCGTGAACATGGGTGCGGAGGCGCTCGAGCGGGGCAAGATGTCGGCTTTGCCGGTGGTGCCCAAGATGGAGCGGCTTCTCTTGAAGGTGGACGAGCTCGAGCCGGGGTTCGCCGAAGGCGGCGCGGCACGGGTGCTCGGCAGGCTTTACGACCAGGCCCCTGCGGTGGTCTCCGTGGGCTCCTCGTCGAAGGCCCGCAAATTTTTGGAGCGGGCACTGAAGCTGGCGCCGGAGCATCCGGGCAACCAGGCCTTCGCAGCCGACTTCTTGAAGGATAACGGCGAACGCGACAGGGCGAAGAAGCTGGCAGCATCCGCACTGGCCACTTTGGAGGCTGCGGGCGACAAGTACGGCGACGAAGGCAAAGAGTGGAGGAAGATCGCGCGGGACGTGATGGATGACTGA
- a CDS encoding phytoene desaturase — MAEPALARKAPASASAAVVGSGFGGLAAAIRLQAAGVKTTLFESRDKPGGRAYVYEDEGFTFDAGPTVITAHTCLEELYELAGEKLAEHVDLLPVHPFYRLLWSDGATLDYDGDEAFMDAEVKRLCPKDLEGYRRFIDYSRRVFHAGYENLAATPFLRFRDMVRVAPQLARLRADRTVYGAVAKYVKDEHLRQALSFHALLIGGNPFETSAIYTLIPFLERKWGVFFPRGGTGALVRELAALFERLGGQLRLSSPVERVRVEPDGRHTVTSGQTTNTFDVVVSNADLHHTYGTLYNGVPGAARRTQRLEKMEWSMSLFVLYFGTKKKYDNLAHHTVIFGPRYRELLDDIFHGQNLPDDFSLYLHAPTVTDPSLGPPGCETFYVLAPVPHLGNANVDWEAEKERYADRILAYLERWLPDLRANLVTKRTFTPRDFQSTLHAFNGSAFSVAPRLRQSAYFRPHNRDGGIPGLYIVGAGTHPGAGVPGVINSAKATAHTVLSDLGFI, encoded by the coding sequence ATGGCTGAACCGGCATTGGCACGAAAGGCACCCGCCTCGGCATCGGCGGCTGTCGTGGGAAGCGGCTTCGGAGGGCTGGCCGCGGCCATTCGCTTGCAGGCCGCGGGGGTCAAGACGACTCTGTTCGAGAGCCGGGACAAGCCCGGGGGCCGCGCGTACGTCTACGAAGACGAAGGCTTCACGTTCGACGCCGGCCCCACGGTGATCACGGCTCACACCTGCCTGGAGGAGCTCTACGAGCTGGCGGGTGAAAAGCTGGCCGAGCACGTGGACCTTTTGCCGGTTCACCCCTTCTATCGTCTGTTGTGGAGTGATGGCGCCACGCTCGACTACGACGGCGACGAGGCGTTCATGGACGCCGAGGTGAAGCGGTTGTGCCCCAAGGACCTCGAGGGCTACCGCCGCTTCATTGACTATAGCCGCCGGGTGTTTCACGCCGGCTACGAGAACCTGGCCGCCACGCCGTTTTTGCGTTTTCGAGACATGGTGCGTGTGGCTCCGCAGCTCGCGCGCCTGCGAGCCGATCGGACCGTGTACGGGGCCGTTGCCAAATACGTCAAGGACGAGCACCTGAGGCAGGCGCTGTCTTTCCATGCCCTGCTCATCGGGGGCAACCCGTTCGAGACAAGTGCCATCTACACGCTCATCCCTTTCCTCGAGCGCAAGTGGGGTGTGTTCTTCCCTCGCGGGGGTACGGGTGCGCTCGTGCGGGAACTGGCAGCGCTCTTCGAACGCTTGGGCGGCCAGCTTCGGCTCTCCTCGCCCGTGGAGCGCGTGCGGGTGGAGCCGGATGGCCGGCACACGGTGACCTCGGGACAGACGACCAATACCTTCGACGTGGTGGTCTCGAACGCGGACTTGCACCACACCTATGGCACACTTTACAACGGGGTGCCCGGAGCGGCGCGACGGACCCAGCGGCTCGAGAAGATGGAATGGTCGATGTCGCTCTTCGTGCTCTATTTCGGAACGAAGAAGAAGTACGACAACCTTGCTCACCACACGGTGATCTTCGGGCCACGCTACCGCGAGTTGCTCGACGACATCTTTCACGGCCAGAATCTGCCGGACGACTTCAGCCTCTATCTTCACGCCCCCACCGTGACCGATCCCTCCTTGGGTCCGCCGGGGTGTGAGACCTTCTACGTGCTGGCGCCGGTACCTCACCTCGGCAACGCCAACGTCGACTGGGAAGCCGAAAAAGAGCGGTACGCCGACCGCATCTTGGCTTACCTCGAGCGCTGGTTGCCGGATCTGCGCGCCAACCTGGTCACGAAGCGCACGTTCACCCCGCGCGACTTCCAGTCTACGCTTCACGCTTTCAACGGCAGCGCGTTTTCGGTGGCACCGCGGCTGCGGCAGAGCGCATATTTCCGCCCCCACAACCGCGACGGCGGCATCCCGGGCCTTTACATCGTGGGTGCGGGCACCCATCCCGGCGCGGGCGTGCCGGGCGTGATCAACTCCGCCAAGGCCACCGCGCACACGGTGCTCTCCGATCTGGGCTTCATCTGA
- a CDS encoding polyprenyl synthetase family protein: MSAQPMPKTESAPAPLASLLERHWASSRSSLPLALWRKVLLGPVEEILSRPGKAFRAHLVEAAWRLVAPDREPPAELGAVIEVLHAGSMVVDDIEDGSSTRRGGPALHTLYGVPLALNAGNWMYFWPFELLRSLALPPHTESLLIGRTLTTLSDCHRGQALDVGVLVGDVEQARVADVVAETTALKTGALMGLAGALGAGAAGASGHLLEAAERFGRRLGFALQQLDDLGNLSGHKDPDKRHEDLRNGRLGWPWAWAAESLDADAFGKLVAAAIDLRNQGGDKTAGCEWLAARLKAVAGAERRRQIGQEVLSASRDLECVFGRTPVTAFLRNEIARLEASYG; this comes from the coding sequence ATGAGTGCACAACCGATGCCGAAGACCGAATCCGCGCCAGCGCCCCTGGCCAGCCTGCTCGAGCGGCACTGGGCGTCGTCGCGTTCATCCCTGCCCCTCGCCCTGTGGCGTAAGGTGCTTCTCGGGCCTGTGGAAGAGATCCTGTCGCGCCCGGGCAAGGCGTTCCGCGCGCACTTGGTGGAAGCTGCCTGGCGGCTGGTGGCTCCGGATCGGGAGCCTCCCGCGGAGTTGGGGGCCGTCATCGAGGTGCTTCATGCGGGCTCGATGGTGGTGGACGACATCGAGGACGGTTCATCCACCCGGCGCGGGGGGCCTGCGCTCCACACCCTTTACGGTGTGCCGCTGGCCTTGAATGCGGGCAACTGGATGTACTTCTGGCCGTTCGAGCTTTTGCGTAGCCTGGCATTGCCGCCGCACACGGAAAGTCTTCTCATCGGACGCACGCTGACCACGCTCTCCGACTGTCACCGCGGACAAGCTCTCGACGTGGGGGTGCTGGTGGGTGACGTGGAGCAAGCCCGGGTGGCCGACGTCGTGGCTGAAACGACGGCTCTCAAAACGGGGGCTCTGATGGGGCTGGCTGGGGCGCTCGGTGCGGGCGCAGCGGGCGCCTCGGGGCATTTGCTCGAGGCAGCCGAGCGCTTCGGCCGACGTCTTGGATTTGCGCTGCAGCAGCTCGACGATCTTGGCAACCTGAGTGGCCACAAAGATCCCGACAAGCGCCACGAGGACCTGCGCAACGGGCGCCTCGGTTGGCCTTGGGCCTGGGCGGCAGAGTCCCTGGACGCAGACGCGTTCGGGAAGCTGGTGGCCGCGGCCATCGACCTGCGAAACCAGGGTGGCGACAAAACGGCCGGCTGTGAGTGGCTTGCGGCGCGCTTGAAGGCCGTTGCAGGCGCCGAGCGGCGGCGCCAGATCGGGCAAGAGGTTCTTTCCGCGTCCCGTGATCTCGAGTGTGTGTTCGGCCGTACGCCCGTCACCGCTTTTCTGCGCAACGAAATCGCTCGTTTGGAGGCAAGTTATGGCTGA
- a CDS encoding phytoene/squalene synthase family protein: protein MQASQGVKNGDMAASQGSDQSQGERLAQRDLAKGSKSFALAGKLLPHRVREDAAVCYAFCRLVDDAVDEVPAAEAPAAVARLHALVAALYEGRPQEDPRLRAFAALVARTRLPKHYVLELVEGMGMDARGVKYETLDELRLYCHRVAGVVGLMMCHVLGVRDDRALKNAAHLGIAMQLTNICRDVAEDWTRGRLYLPADLTAHVTGPAQAGTSLPQAMGPALAPAVRTLLAEAEQLYRSGQKGLWALSARTALAIRVAAWVYRDIGRRLARRGFDVTRGRVVVPLRRKLWLACRAALSALAEVPSRLPVSPFSAPLTPIKAPTRIARYPDDILPAD from the coding sequence ATGCAGGCCTCGCAGGGCGTGAAGAACGGGGATATGGCCGCATCGCAGGGGTCAGACCAGAGCCAGGGGGAGCGGCTGGCCCAGCGGGATCTGGCGAAGGGCTCCAAGAGCTTCGCGCTTGCGGGGAAGCTTCTGCCACACCGGGTGCGCGAAGACGCCGCCGTTTGCTACGCCTTTTGCCGCTTGGTGGACGACGCCGTGGACGAGGTTCCAGCCGCCGAGGCCCCGGCGGCGGTGGCGCGTTTGCACGCGCTGGTCGCCGCGCTCTACGAGGGCCGGCCTCAGGAGGATCCGCGGCTGCGCGCCTTCGCTGCCCTCGTCGCACGCACACGATTGCCCAAGCACTACGTCCTCGAGCTCGTGGAGGGCATGGGCATGGATGCCCGAGGCGTCAAGTACGAGACCCTCGACGAGCTGCGGCTCTACTGCCACCGCGTGGCGGGTGTGGTGGGGTTGATGATGTGCCACGTACTGGGTGTGCGTGACGATCGCGCCCTCAAGAACGCCGCCCATCTCGGCATCGCCATGCAGCTGACGAACATCTGCCGGGACGTGGCCGAGGACTGGACGCGCGGGCGGCTCTACCTGCCGGCCGACCTGACGGCGCACGTCACGGGGCCCGCGCAGGCCGGAACCTCGCTGCCCCAAGCGATGGGCCCCGCGCTCGCGCCCGCCGTGCGCACCCTGCTCGCGGAGGCCGAGCAGCTTTATCGTTCGGGCCAAAAGGGACTGTGGGCTTTGTCTGCGAGAACCGCGCTCGCGATTCGTGTGGCGGCGTGGGTCTACCGGGACATCGGCCGGCGCTTGGCCCGGCGGGGCTTCGACGTGACCCGTGGGCGTGTGGTGGTGCCGTTGCGGCGTAAGCTGTGGCTGGCGTGCCGTGCGGCCCTTTCGGCCCTGGCGGAGGTCCCGTCCCGCCTGCCGGTCTCACCGTTTTCCGCTCCGCTTACCCCCATAAAAGCGCCCACCCGCATTGCCAGGTACCCCGATGACATCCTCCCTGCTGACTGA